A single genomic interval of Chloracidobacterium validum harbors:
- a CDS encoding NfeD family protein, whose amino-acid sequence MQDIAEYLWMAWLILAAVFAVAEISTVSFIALWFGIGAGAAALVAALGFSLPIQLLTFVGASTALTLSTRRIFLRWLNQSTAPVSPPDEVGLIGKRGLVVTGSRGSRSAAEVELDGTVWTALPVTGDQLTLGEECEVVRIEGNQLHVRPVQQTPDWKALKQTNERQVS is encoded by the coding sequence ATGCAGGATATCGCCGAGTATCTATGGATGGCCTGGCTCATCCTGGCGGCCGTGTTTGCCGTGGCCGAAATCTCGACGGTGAGCTTCATTGCGCTGTGGTTTGGGATTGGCGCCGGGGCAGCCGCTTTGGTTGCGGCCCTTGGTTTCAGCCTTCCCATCCAACTGCTTACATTTGTTGGGGCTTCAACCGCCCTGACGCTGAGCACGCGACGCATTTTCCTGCGCTGGCTCAACCAATCCACCGCGCCCGTCTCCCCACCTGACGAAGTAGGTCTGATTGGGAAACGAGGCTTGGTGGTGACGGGAAGTAGGGGTTCGCGGAGCGCAGCCGAGGTTGAACTCGACGGCACAGTATGGACGGCGCTTCCGGTAACCGGAGATCAGCTCACGCTGGGCGAAGAGTGTGAGGTCGTCCGCATCGAGGGCAACCAGCTTCACGTGCGACCGGTTCAGCAAACACCAGATTGGAAAGCCCTCAAGCAAACCAATGAGAGACAAGTCAGTTAG